One stretch of Tepidibacter hydrothermalis DNA includes these proteins:
- a CDS encoding DUF2500 domain-containing protein, producing MSSWKITLILIMFMWPAILFIGVMIFLEIRKIRKHKKQPTQTIAATLISKEMIPTSTGGLKSGTVVHIHHYMKFKLENGEEKEFEVLPEQYAVILEGNIGELTFKGDKYLSFYITNINVNREN from the coding sequence ATGTCATCATGGAAAATAACTTTGATTTTAATAATGTTTATGTGGCCAGCTATTCTTTTTATTGGAGTTATGATATTTCTTGAAATAAGAAAGATTAGAAAGCATAAAAAACAACCTACTCAAACTATTGCTGCTACGTTAATTTCAAAAGAAATGATTCCTACATCAACAGGAGGTCTTAAGAGTGGCACGGTAGTACATATACATCACTACATGAAATTTAAGTTAGAAAATGGAGAAGAAAAAGAATTTGAAGTTTTACCTGAACAGTATGCAGTTATTTTAGAGGGGAATATAGGTGAGTTAACTTTTAAAGGAGATAAATATCTTAGTTTCTACATTACAAATATTAATGTGAATAGAGAAAATTAA
- a CDS encoding DUF2628 domain-containing protein, producing the protein MYCRNCGSEIKNNAEICLKCGVKPLNAKNYCQECGSETNENQEICIKCGTTLKSILNSFNINSICKYCRNCGSEIKNNAEICLKCGVKPLNAKNYCQECGSETNENQEICIKCGVRLKTTINNESKLSGFKKHLEGDGNCNTNFSKLKPYYQEEFTKIYESNESYRGKFNWAGFFFGPIWALTKGIWIPPLAVLILALIGFGPIPASIYGIICGFKGNYIFYNYYVRKKQIFF; encoded by the coding sequence ATGTATTGTAGAAATTGTGGATCAGAGATTAAGAATAATGCTGAGATTTGTTTAAAATGTGGAGTGAAACCACTTAATGCTAAAAATTACTGCCAAGAATGTGGTTCAGAAACTAATGAAAACCAAGAAATATGTATTAAATGTGGTACTACACTTAAATCTATACTTAATAGTTTTAATATAAATTCTATATGTAAGTATTGTAGAAATTGTGGATCAGAGATTAAGAATAATGCTGAGATTTGTTTGAAATGTGGAGTGAAACCACTTAATGCTAAAAATTACTGCCAAGAATGTGGTTCAGAAACTAATGAAAACCAAGAAATATGTATTAAATGTGGTGTTAGGCTTAAAACTACAATTAATAATGAAAGTAAATTAAGTGGCTTTAAAAAGCATTTAGAAGGTGATGGTAATTGCAATACTAATTTTTCTAAACTTAAACCTTATTATCAAGAAGAATTTACTAAAATATATGAAAGTAATGAATCTTATAGAGGGAAATTTAATTGGGCAGGATTCTTTTTTGGACCAATTTGGGCATTAACTAAAGGCATATGGATTCCTCCATTAGCTGTATTAATTTTGGCATTAATTGGATTTGGACCTATTCCTGCATCAATTTATGGTATAATTTGTGGTTTCAAAGGTAATTACATATTTTATAATTATTATGTTAGAAAAAAGCAAATATTTTTTTAA
- a CDS encoding copper amine oxidase N-terminal domain-containing protein encodes MKKYIISLTLILSLCFLFPSFADENIKLILKEQEIQFQDAQPFIDRNNRTLVPVRFISETLGCKVEWDAKNHTVLITGNSKEIKLPVGYNYAIVDGKKVEFDTKAVIVQNRTFVPLRFISEAFDANVVYNYENRQHVITIKLDNFNLNDDSFVEGVVSIDKAINNYDKADMTNIKKAKYVKDFTFKTNGTNVTNVKRMSGFLVVVSKENHCPTVGLIVDGKIFDSASMDASVLNDDGTYSIPYVGLEKENIDRAEFICFYGHNDDTMIIVKNPFKIQE; translated from the coding sequence ATGAAAAAATATATAATATCTTTAACCCTTATTTTATCCTTATGCTTTTTGTTTCCTTCGTTCGCAGATGAAAATATTAAATTAATCCTAAAAGAGCAGGAAATCCAGTTCCAAGATGCACAACCATTTATAGATAGAAATAACAGAACTTTAGTTCCTGTTAGATTTATTTCTGAAACACTTGGTTGCAAAGTTGAGTGGGATGCTAAAAACCACACTGTACTAATTACAGGTAATAGCAAAGAAATAAAGTTGCCTGTAGGCTATAATTACGCAATAGTAGATGGAAAGAAAGTTGAGTTTGATACAAAAGCAGTAATAGTTCAAAACAGAACTTTTGTACCACTAAGATTCATATCAGAAGCTTTTGATGCAAATGTTGTATATAACTACGAAAATAGACAACATGTTATAACTATCAAACTTGATAATTTTAATCTTAATGATGATAGTTTTGTTGAAGGTGTTGTATCTATTGATAAGGCTATAAACAACTATGATAAAGCTGATATGACTAACATTAAAAAAGCTAAATATGTAAAAGATTTTACATTTAAGACTAATGGAACAAATGTTACAAATGTAAAAAGAATGAGTGGTTTTTTAGTTGTAGTATCTAAAGAAAATCATTGTCCTACAGTTGGCTTAATAGTTGATGGAAAAATATTTGATTCAGCATCAATGGATGCATCTGTTCTTAATGATGATGGAACATATTCTATTCCTTATGTTGGTCTAGAAAAAGAAAACATAGACAGAGCTGAATTCATTTGTTTTTATGGACACAATGATGATACTATGATTATTGTTAAGAATCCATTTAAAATTCAGGAATAA
- a CDS encoding S-layer homology domain-containing protein, which yields MKKILTTFLTTSIFFMCFSFSHGVISNWAKDDISNMKQNNLVPESIISQDHFQDMITREEFAELAVLLYSKAKEIEVEELIEKDSEEPFLDTDNPYVAIAYNEGIVNGTSKVTFNPRDKITREAIATMLKRELQELGKDTTPKKQANYDDMNQVSDWAKDGLNYATQEGIINGVGNNLVAPKQNTTREQAIVMMSRIAKNNGWIDETTELVEKPNVPSNEYTIQDGFAIPKDTKLVYVEVAGKGSSYYLYASVESNMPDVDKQKELLTGLLNSNPNVINKSGKDYVLKQFDSLYDQHPKHKEIHGWYSPNTDPNNGSAMTYSHDMGNGYSIELSGRSSLCFKVIEN from the coding sequence ATGAAAAAAATACTTACAACATTTTTAACAACAAGTATATTCTTTATGTGTTTTAGCTTTTCACATGGAGTTATAAGTAATTGGGCAAAAGATGATATAAGTAATATGAAGCAAAACAATTTAGTCCCAGAGAGTATCATAAGCCAAGACCATTTCCAAGATATGATAACTCGTGAAGAGTTCGCAGAATTAGCAGTATTATTATACTCTAAAGCAAAGGAAATAGAAGTTGAAGAATTAATAGAAAAAGATTCAGAAGAACCTTTCCTTGATACAGATAATCCATACGTAGCAATTGCTTATAATGAGGGGATTGTAAACGGAACTTCTAAAGTAACTTTCAACCCAAGAGATAAGATAACTAGAGAAGCTATTGCTACAATGTTAAAAAGAGAGTTACAAGAATTAGGAAAAGATACAACTCCTAAAAAACAAGCTAATTACGACGATATGAACCAAGTAAGTGATTGGGCGAAGGACGGTTTAAATTACGCTACTCAAGAAGGAATAATAAACGGAGTAGGAAATAACCTTGTAGCACCTAAGCAAAACACTACAAGAGAACAAGCTATCGTAATGATGAGCAGAATAGCTAAAAACAACGGATGGATAGACGAAACAACTGAACTAGTTGAAAAACCTAACGTACCATCTAACGAGTATACTATCCAAGATGGATTTGCTATACCAAAGGATACTAAATTGGTTTATGTGGAAGTAGCAGGCAAAGGAAGTAGTTACTACTTATATGCATCAGTTGAAAGTAACATGCCTGATGTTGATAAGCAAAAAGAATTACTAACTGGTTTATTGAATAGTAACCCAAATGTAATAAATAAGTCAGGAAAAGATTATGTATTAAAACAGTTTGATAGTTTATATGACCAACATCCTAAACACAAAGAGATACACGGTTGGTATTCACCTAATACAGACCCCAATAACGGTTCAGCAATGACTTATTCGCATGATATGGGAAATGGATACAGCATAGAATTATCCGGAAGAAGTAGTCTATGTTTTAAAGTAATAGAAAATTAA
- a CDS encoding S-layer homology domain-containing protein — protein sequence MKTKKHISKLLSLLLILGLLNTNSIYAQNIKIKDIDTHWAKGYIEKLINLGYINGYSDGTFRPENNITIAEFTKLVVVETLGKDISTNNTNDWYDNYIKEAKKLNIIKNGEFKNYDRNITRQEIARMIVRAANLNVSTGNTSFIDDKQISNEFKGFVKKAVEEGFVSGYPNKTFKPNNNATRAESTKILNILVNKNGNNIKDISSLKNSKINTIIQKGSKLKLFDDNGRYNNEVLETICIINKKDLPMKISDKFIIEDISLIYENTGIDKLYGNPEDYVLYVKVRALKDDLNPLYWLTSGEIKNKEYIRSNFIHLDDKTYFEKKKKYPDFLGRDESPDRKDGLIINKNETGTIMNLGEATGTTNFNNSDYIFICDISSKEKIGLAIKNPLKK from the coding sequence ATGAAAACAAAAAAACATATTAGTAAACTATTAAGTTTATTATTAATACTAGGATTGTTAAATACAAATTCTATTTATGCTCAAAACATAAAAATAAAAGATATAGATACTCATTGGGCTAAAGGATATATAGAAAAATTGATTAATTTAGGATATATAAATGGATATTCCGATGGAACGTTTAGACCTGAAAACAATATAACAATAGCAGAATTCACAAAATTAGTTGTAGTAGAAACTTTAGGAAAAGATATATCAACAAATAATACAAATGATTGGTACGATAATTATATAAAAGAAGCAAAAAAATTAAATATAATAAAAAATGGAGAGTTTAAGAATTATGATAGAAATATTACAAGACAAGAAATAGCAAGAATGATTGTAAGGGCTGCAAATTTAAATGTATCAACAGGAAATACAAGTTTTATAGATGATAAACAAATATCAAATGAATTCAAAGGATTTGTTAAAAAAGCAGTAGAAGAAGGATTTGTAAGTGGTTATCCAAATAAAACATTTAAACCAAATAATAATGCTACAAGAGCAGAATCTACTAAAATATTAAATATTTTAGTAAATAAAAATGGTAATAATATTAAAGATATATCTTCATTAAAAAATAGTAAAATTAATACAATAATACAAAAAGGAAGTAAATTAAAGTTATTTGATGACAATGGAAGATATAACAATGAAGTTCTTGAAACTATTTGTATAATAAATAAAAAAGATTTACCAATGAAGATTTCTGATAAATTTATAATTGAAGATATTTCTTTAATTTATGAAAATACAGGTATTGATAAACTTTATGGAAATCCAGAAGATTATGTTTTATATGTAAAAGTCAGAGCTTTAAAAGATGATTTAAATCCTCTATATTGGTTAACATCAGGTGAAATAAAAAATAAAGAATATATAAGAAGTAATTTTATACATTTAGATGATAAAACATATTTTGAAAAGAAAAAAAAATATCCTGATTTTCTAGGTAGAGATGAATCCCCAGATAGAAAAGATGGTTTAATTATAAATAAGAATGAAACAGGAACAATAATGAATTTAGGAGAAGCTACTGGAACAACAAATTTTAATAATTCTGATTATATTTTTATATGTGATATTTCTAGTAAAGAAAAAATTGGTTTAGCAATTAAAAATCCATTAAAAAAATAG
- a CDS encoding GNAT family N-acetyltransferase, with translation MKVNMEEFNLQNDYKIKSLTVENIKLVESLCKKCSDYYILHDGILPSTEKAKEIFTAIPPNKSYDDKFVLGIFNYSNELIGIIDIVKDFPVIEQWMLGLMIINPEERGKGLGRMIHKALVQWTINLGSKSLRIGVIEDNYKGIKFWSNLGYTKIKEVTMDFSKKTHIVSVMTLQVNN, from the coding sequence GTGAAAGTGAATATGGAAGAATTTAATTTACAAAATGATTATAAGATTAAATCTCTTACTGTAGAAAATATTAAACTTGTTGAATCACTGTGCAAAAAATGTTCAGATTATTACATATTACATGATGGAATATTACCATCTACAGAAAAAGCAAAAGAAATATTTACGGCTATACCACCTAATAAAAGTTATGATGATAAGTTTGTTTTAGGCATATTTAATTACAGCAATGAACTAATTGGAATCATTGATATAGTAAAAGATTTTCCTGTTATTGAACAATGGATGCTTGGATTAATGATTATTAATCCTGAAGAAAGAGGTAAGGGATTAGGTAGAATGATACATAAAGCATTAGTACAATGGACAATTAATTTAGGATCAAAATCTCTAAGAATAGGTGTAATTGAAGATAATTATAAGGGAATTAAATTTTGGTCAAATTTAGGTTATACAAAAATAAAAGAAGTCACTATGGATTTTTCAAAGAAAACACATATAGTAAGTGTTATGACTTTGCAAGTTAACAATTAG